The Cystobacter ferrugineus genome has a window encoding:
- a CDS encoding SRPBCC family protein — protein sequence MIYSTATVPVNPEGETPLTRAQAWKGLVLKARDARLFLPPNVCTRCEVVEERVTHIVREATIAGDDLREIITFEPESKVTFFQVTGPREGAIINELFEDEAGALQLRFYCYLGLRGKAPNGPEEQAEQEWMNGDKGYKSALLSTLKRTRGLLAEGRL from the coding sequence TTCCGGTGAATCCGGAGGGCGAGACCCCGCTGACCCGCGCGCAGGCATGGAAAGGCCTGGTCCTCAAGGCCCGCGACGCCCGCCTGTTTCTCCCGCCCAACGTCTGCACCCGTTGCGAGGTCGTGGAGGAGCGCGTGACGCACATCGTGCGTGAAGCCACGATCGCAGGCGATGATTTGCGCGAAATCATCACCTTCGAGCCGGAGAGCAAGGTGACCTTCTTCCAGGTCACCGGTCCGCGCGAAGGCGCGATCATCAACGAGCTGTTCGAGGACGAAGCCGGCGCGCTTCAACTTCGGTTCTACTGCTATCTCGGCCTGCGCGGCAAGGCGCCGAACGGCCCCGAAGAGCAGGCCGAACAAGAATGGATGAACGGCGACAAGGGCTACAAGAGCGCCTTGCTGTCAACGCTGAAACGGACCCGCGGACTGCTCGCGGAGGGCCGGCTCTGA